The following is a genomic window from Paenibacillus thiaminolyticus.
GTCATGAAATGTTCCTGTACCTGACCGGCATCGGTACCGAGACGGTTATCGCACGCGTAGACGGCCGCTCCAACTCGAGAGAAGGCCAGAACGTCAAGCTTGCTATCGATATGAACAAAGTACATGTTTTCGATACCGAGTCCGAATTGAACGTATTCGAAAACTAATCCGATATAAGGAAAGCGGAGGTTCCCCGGCTGGGAGCCTCCGCTTTTGGTATATTTGTGGGCGAATGCGCCTGCGCCGTACACTGCGGGGCCGCAAGAGTGCGGCGCCAGTGGATGAGCACTCGCATGGGCAATAATGAACCGGATGAACTTGGCGCTCACTCGTTGAGTTGATACGCCGGATGAATTCGTGCTGGCGCATGGGTTCGGAGCAACGCCTGCGTTCTGAGCATCGCATGATCTCGGCAAGTCCTTGAACCTCGCATGATCTCAGTAAGCCCTTGGGGCCTCGCAAGATGAAGCGAATCTAGTGAGCAAGCCCTCGAACTCCGCAATATGAAGCGGAACTAGTGAGCAAGCCCTCGAACTCCACAATATGAAGCGGAATTAGTAAAAATGATGCAAAATTACATTAATTTATCCTATTGTGAGTCAAATTGGGCAATATTCCTGCGAAATTACATCTTTTTTGGCTAATCCTCACAATTCGAGGTGATGTGACCTGAAATTGATGTATATTTGCAGGATTCACTTTGGAGGCAAGCGGCGCCGGTTGGCAAAACTGCAATATTGCAGGAATTTTGGTACAGCTTAATGGGGAATTCGCGTCACCCTGGTTCGTTCGAGATAGGGAACGTGATTCGCTGAAGAGCGCGTGGAGGGCCCCCTGGGGCCGTTCCCTGGGGCCGTACTTCCGAGTAAGGCGACCTCGTCCGTGGCTGTCAGTACAGCTGGCGCCCTTGCTGGCTGCGGAGCGGGAGCTGCTGTCTGTCGCTCTCCACCGCAATCCACCACTGTCCCGCAGCGCTACGTATCTACGTATGAATCTCTTCCAACGGGGCAACGGTAAATTTGCCGTAGGTGACTCCCTTCAAGGTCGTCATCTGGTCGCTTAGCGCTCGCAGTTCGCTGCGCTTCCCCTTGACGACAATCATCTCCAGGCAGTTGTCTTGATCGAGATGGAAATGCGTCGTGGCCAAGATGGAATCATGCATCTCATGCTGAATCCGCGCCAAGTCCTCCAGCAGGTTCCGGTGATGATGGCGGTAGAACAGCAAGATGCAGCCAGCGACGATCTTGTCTTCCGCCTCAAGCGACTGCTTCACCAGCGCGTCGCGCACCAGATCGCGGAACGCTTCTGATCGGTTCTCATATCCTTGCTCCTTGATCGATTCGTCGAACTTGTCCAGCAGCTTCCCGTCCATGGAAACGCCAAAGCGCTTTACATTCGATTCATTCATGGGACACCTCTTATTACACACTTTTTCTTATTAATGTACCACAAAATAAAGCAGGAGGGCATGCCCGGTGAACATAGGCATACCCTCTCCAGTTCTAATTCATATCCCACTCTTCGATGTTCCACAGGACGCCGGATCCATGATGACCGAGCGCACGGTCGCCGACGCCGGTGATCTTCTTGCTCACGCCGTAGAGCGCGTCAATATAGACGAGGTAGGCGAAGGCGGGATCCTGGTTCAGCGCTTGCTGGAATTGGCCGTACAGCTCCCGTC
Proteins encoded in this region:
- the nikR gene encoding nickel-responsive transcriptional regulator NikR gives rise to the protein MNESNVKRFGVSMDGKLLDKFDESIKEQGYENRSEAFRDLVRDALVKQSLEAEDKIVAGCILLFYRHHHRNLLEDLARIQHEMHDSILATTHFHLDQDNCLEMIVVKGKRSELRALSDQMTTLKGVTYGKFTVAPLEEIHT